In the Bacteroidota bacterium genome, ATTTATATTTACGGTCAAGTCCAATTACTGTTGCCCTGTGTGGATCGCACAAAATAATTTGTGCTCCCATATCAATTAATTTATCTACGAAAAGAGGCGACTTTCAAACATTTTTTGATGTACCAAAATACTTCCTCTTGCTTGAGTAGCAACAACTAAAACAATACTTAATAAATCGGGAGTAAGTCCTGGCCATATTGCATCGGCAATCGTCAAAATTGAACCATCAATAAAGGTATCAATTTCATAATGATCTTGAGAAGGAATATATATATCATCACCTCTTAACTCTAGCTGTATTCCCAGCTTACGAAAAGTATCAGGTATTACGCCCAATTCATCATAAGCAACATTTTTAATGGTAATCTCCGATTGTGTCATTGCCGCCAATCCAATAAAACTGCCTATTTCAATCATATCGGGCAACATTCTATGATTAGTTCCCTTTAAATAACTAACTCCTTCAATTGTGAGCAAATTTGAGCCAACACCGGAAATTTTAGCACCCATGCGGTTCAACATTTTACACAATTGTTGAATATAAGGCTCACAGGCAGCATTGTAAATGGTAGTAACACCTTTAGCCATAACTGCAGCCATAATAATATTGGCAGTACCGGTTACAGAAGCCTCGTCGAGTAACATGTAGCAGCCTTTTAAATCGGAGGCTTCCACTTTGTAAAAACTTTCGTTTGAATCGTATTCGAATTTTGCGCCCAGCTTCTGGAATCCAATAAAATGGGTATCCAATCTTCGACGGCCAATTTTATCACCTCCTGGTTTAGGAATATATCCTTTTCCGAAGCGAGAAAGCAAAGGTCCTATAATCATTATGGAGCCTCTTAAACCTCCACCTTTTTTCTTGAATTCGGGTGAATTTAAGTAGTCTATATTTACATTATCCGCTTGAAAAGTATAAGTGTCGGCCGAAATTTTTTCAACTTTTACACCTAAATCAGCTAATAAGGATATCAACTTATTTACATCAACAATATCCGGAATATTACTGATAGTAACGAGTTCGGGAGTTAATAAAACAGCACACAATATTTGCAATGCCTCATTTTTAGCTCCTTGCGGGATAATTTCTCCTTTTAATTTTTGTCCTCCAACAATTTCAAATGCACTCATGTTTTCTAATTTTGATAGTTAGCTTAGTGTTGCAATAAGCGTTGTTCAGTAGGTTGAACTATTGAATAAAGCTCAATCAATAAACAAAATAACTGAAAATACCTACTTCATTTTTATCTCTAAAAAAAAGTAATCAACAGATTTTTCAATACTTTTGGACATGCAAAAAAACTGCTTCATCAGCTTACTCCTCACCTTGTTACTTGTAACTACTACTATGGCACAACCTGCTACTTCCAACTATTTTGATAAAATTGAACAATGGCATAGCAAGCGTATTATGAATTTAAAAGGTGAAAATGGTTGGCTTACCGTATCCGGATTGTTTTGGCTGAAGGAAGGAGAAAATTCTGTTGGAAGCTCAAAAAACAACCAGGTAGTTTTTCCAAAAGGAAAAGCAGCTGAGCAAGTTGGCTTCTTCACTCTTAAAAACGGAGAAGTAAGCTTTACTACTCAGCCCGGAACAAAAGTTAGTTTGAATGAAACAGATTTTACTTCAGGTGTGATTTACTCCGATAAAATTGAGGAACAATCGATGGTGTTGCAACATCAAAATTTGCGTTGGTTTATTATAAAAAGAGGTTCAAAATATGGAGTTCGTTTACGCGATTTAGAAAGTGAAGCACGTAAAAATTTTACACACATCGAGCGTTTTAACGTGGATAGCAGTTACAAAGTAATGGCGGTATATGAAAAACCCGAAGGTGCTAAAACCATACCCATTCATGATGTAATTGGATTAACAACCGAAACTGAATTTGGAGGTACATTACTTTTTGAGTTGCAGGGAAAAAAATTAAAATTGGATGCACTCCTTGAAGGTGATGATTTATTCATTGTTTTTGCTGATGAAACTTCAGGCATAAGTACTTATGAAGGTGGAAGATTCTTGTATGCTAAAGTTCCTACGCATGGAAATTTGGTAGAACTCGATTTTAACAAAGCCTATAATCCTCCTTGTGCTTTTACTGATTTTGCTACTTGCCCATTGCCTCCTGATCAAAATAAATTAGCGGTTGAAATTAAAGCCGGTGAAAAGAAGTATAGAGATCATTGAAAAGTATCAAAAGTTAACTCATCCTTTTCTCTTACCTTAGCCGCATGAATTATTTATCGATTGAAAATCTCACCAAAACCTACGGTGAAAAAACGCTTTTTAAGAATATTAGTTTTGGAATTGAACAAGGTCAAAAGCTTGCTTTGATTGCAAAAAACGGTTCAGGAAAAAGTACCCTACTTAGAATTATTTGTGGTAAAGATATTCCCGATAGTGGCAACATAGTGAGTCGAAACGGAATTTCAATTGCTTACCTCGATCAAGATCCACAGTTTGATGAGCAAAGCAATGTGATAGAAAATATTTTTCGTGCAGACAACCCCATACTGAAAATAATTAAGGAATATGAGTTTTGTTTGGAAGAAGTAAATCTTGATCCAAGTACCGAAAACTTAGAAAAGTTGCAACAAATTTCAGCTCAAATGGATGATGCTGCGGCTTGGGATTACGATGTAAAAGTGAAACAAATATTGTTTGAGTTGAAAGTTACCAACTTACACCAGGCCATCTCTGAAACCTCGGGTGGACAGCGCAAACGAGTTGCATTGAGCCGCGTACTTATTGAAGCTCCCGATTTATTGATCATGGATGAGCCAACCAATCATCTTGATTTAGCGATGGTTGAATGGCTTGAAAACTATTTATCACGGCAGGATATGGCTTTGCTAATGGTAACGCACGACCGGTATTTTTTAGACAATGTATGTGATGAAATTATCGAAATGGATAATCATCAATTGTATCGCTACAAAGGGAATTACTCTTATTTTTTAGAAAAGAAAGCCGAACGCGAATTTAACGAAGGGCGAGAAACCGATAAAGCACGCAACCTGATGCGCACCGAAATTGAATGGATGCGAAGAATGCCTAAAGCAAGAGGTACCAAGTCGAAAGCACGTATTGATGCATTTTATGATTTAAAAGACAAAGCTGCCGGAAAGGCGAAACAACAAGCTTTGCAGCTAAACGTAAAAATGAATCGTATTGGAGGCAAGGTAATCGAACTTAAAAAATTGTATAAAAATTTTGGTGATTTAAAGGTGGTAAAAGGTTTTGATTATACCTTTAAAACAGGCGAGCGTATTGGTATTGTTGGAAAAAACGGAGTTGGAAAATCTACTTTTCTAAATATGCTCATGGGTCTTGAGCAAGCCGACTCGGGCAAAATAAACGTTGGTGAAACAGTGGTTTTTGGCTATTATTCGCAACAAGGAATGATTCTGAACGAGGACAAACGGGTAATTGAAGTTGTAAAAGAAATTGCCGATGTTATTCCAATGGGCGATGGAAGTAAAATTACTGCATCGCAGTTTTTGCAACTTTTTCAGTTTCCTCCCGACTCGCAATACACCTATGTAAGTAAGCTTAGTGGAGGTGAAAAGCGCAGGCTTTATTTGTTAACGGTGTTGATGAAGAATCCCAATTTTTTGATTCTGGATGAACCAACTAATGACTTGGATTTACTGACTTTGAATACCCTGGAAGATTTTTTGTTAAACTTCAAAGGTTGTTTGCTTATTGTTTCGCACGACCGCTATTTTATGGACAAGTTGGTGGATAGCTTATTCGTATTTGAGGGTGATGGAATTATATCGGGTTTCACCGGAAATTATGCAGAGTATCGCGATAAGCAAGAAGAAATTGAAAGAATAGAAAAGGAAAATTCAAAACTTAAAAACAAATCAGTTTCAATAGAAAACACTGAAGTTCCGTCGAACATAGCAGCAAGTGAAAAAAAGAATAAGCTATCGTTTAAAGAAAAATATGAACTGGAACAACTCGAAAAGGAAATTCCTGTTTTAGAAAAAGAGAAAGAGCAACTCACCGAAAAAATGAATACACCTTCTGGCAATCATCTTGAACTGCAACAAGCTGCAGAACGATTTGCAGAAGTAAGCAATTTATTGGATGAAAAATCGATGCGTTGGTTAGAATTAAGTGAATTGGTTGAATAAAAAAAGCCGTTACCTATAAAGAGTAACGGCTTCCTACTTTTTAAAAATCTATTATACCAAGGTATTTTCGGGTTCAAATGCAAAAATATTGGTAGAATCGGCTGCAACAGCAGGCTTTTCTTTACTTTCCTTTTGAATTTCTTTAGGTTCAGCCTTCTTAGCTTCTTTAACAATTGGACTAACATAGGGTAAACCAACAATTTCGCTTTTTATTTCTTTAAGAAACATACCGAAATGAATAGCTTTTTTAACATTGGTAATATTTACCTCAATTTTCCATTCGTCAATTCCAACGGTTTTTGGTTTTACTGTAAATTCAACTTCATTTTCTAAGCAGTAATCCATTACCGATTGTATATTTTTTCTTTTCACTGCAACCATTGGCAGTTCTTCGTTCATAAATGCGTTCATGCGATTAGTATTAAATTTTTACACTTGTAAAAGTAATGGATAAAAGTTAAAATTTTAAGAGAATATTTTTCAACAACCCTTTTATTTTTAATCAAAAATACAGGGGGATACTTTCTTTTACAAAAAAACCGGCAATCGCTACGTAACTATACTCACAGCTAACGATCAGGTCAAATAAATTTTATATTTGCTTTATTTATACCAATATTGTATGAATTGGGAAACCTTGTTGTCATTTGGAGATAGTATCACTTTCGGAGCGAGAAGCTATTTATCCTATCCTGAAATTTGCGGTTCCATCTTGGAAGAAAAATTACAAAAAAGCTGGCATGTTATCAATCATTCGGTAAGCGGTTATACAACTATAGACTTGGTGCGCTCAATAAACCCAATGATGCAAAATTACAAATCCGCAAATCCTAGCATTATTACGGTAATGATAGGAACAAACGATATAAAATTGAATATTTCATTAAACGAATTTAAAATTGCGTACAAGCAACTTATCGTAAAATTAAAACTGCTATCTATCAATAACAACATTGTACTTTTAAAAATTCCTTTATTTAAACAAAAGGTCTCCTATCCCTATAATTTTGCAATGAATAGCCAAATAGATTTATTCAATACTTGTATCGAAAAATTAGCCTTTGAAAATAATTTAGCTTGTTTTTCTTTTAGTTTTGAAGATGAAGATCACTTTGACGGTGTTCATTTAAACTCTATTGGATGCGCTACTGCGGCTTTGCAACTTGGTAATCTAATTTTAAAAGATAAAGGTGTTGAAAGTACTACAACTTTGCCATAAAATACCCTATCCTGCTCAGGATGGTGGGGCTCAAGTTATACATTTTACAACCCAAGGATTACTAAATAAAGGAATTGAATTAAAAATAATCGCAATAAATCCAACACGTAATTTTGTTCCGCTCCACTCGCTGCCAATTGAATATAAACAATCAACCAGGTTCGAAGCAATAACAGTAGATACTGCCATAAAACCTGTTCGCTTTTTACTTAATCTTTTAAAAAAGGAGTCGTATTTTATTGAGCGCTTTAAATCGAATGAATTTGAAAATAAACTCTCCACTGTACTACTGGCAGAAAGCTTTGATATTATTCAGCTTGAGCATTTATATTTATGTATTTACTTACCAATTCTACGCAAGTTTTCGAAAGCTAAAATTATTTTGCGACCTCAAAATGTTGAATATCAAATTTGGGAAGGCTACCAAAATCAAGTAAAAAATCCTGTTAAGAAATTACTTCTCAAAATTGCCACCGCGCGTTTAAAAAAGTATGAGCAAAATACTGTAAAATGTGTAGATGGAATACTTGCGTTAACAAAAAATGATGCAGTTGTGTTTTCATCTTTTGTTTCAACAGTACCTATTGAAATTATTGCAATGGGCTATGAATACTCAAAATTAAAGGAGTATAATTTTGAAAATCAATTTTTGAATAAACCGGTAGTGTATCATTTAGGCGCTATGGACTGGTTGCCAAATGTGGAGGCAATTGACTGGTTTTTGGATAAGGTATTACCAATTTTGCAATCGAAAAAAGCTGGGGTTAAAATTATTTTAGCAGGAAGAAATATGCCGAATAAATATTTCACTTATCAATCAGATATGCTTGAAATTAATGCTGAGGTTTACGAACCATTAAAATTTCAAGAAGATAAGCCAATACTGATTGTCCCGCTATTATCCGGAAGTGGAATACGTGCCAAAATAATTGAAGGATTAGCCTTAGGAAAAACAATTATTTCAACGAACATTGGTGCGCAGGGAATCAATTTTACTAATGGTAAAGATTTAATAATTGCTGATACTGCCGAAGATTTTGCAAATCAAATTATACGCTATGCAAGCTCCATCGAAATGTGCAAATCGGTTTCACTAGAGGCGCGAAAACTTAGCCGTTCTTATTATACTAGCGAAGTTACCTCCACTAACATGATTGAATTTTATACTAAATTGCTTAAAAATTAATAGCCTTAATTCGTGTTATAACCTAGAATCCTATAAAACTTAGGAAGTTAAATTTGCTGCAAATAATTCTGATATTAATTCAAGTGTAAATGCAAAAATCAATTATGCAACAGCTTCTAAAAAATTGTAGTGTTTCACAATTTGATCCAAGGTAGTGTATATTTCAGAAATATCGTTTGAGGTAACGAGTTTCATCCTAAATTCCTTAAAATGGTCAAGTCCCTTAAAATAATTGGTATAATGTCGGCGCATTTCAACTATACCTAACACAGGGCCTTTCCATTGGAGGCTAAAATCGAGGTGTTTTTTACAAACTGCTACACGTTCAGCTATACCTGGCTTTTGAAGCTGATTACCGGTTGCAAAATAGTGTTTAATTTCATTAAATATCCATGGATATCCAATGGATGCGCGACCAATCATAATACCGTCTACTCCGTAAGTATCACGCATTTTTTTTGCCTTTTCAGGGCTATCCACATCGCCATTTCCAAAAATTGGAATCGTAATTCTTGGGTTATTTTTAATTTCCCGAATCAAGGTCCAATCGGCATCACCTTTATACATTTGCACACGTGTACGGCCATGTACCGAAAGTGCTTTAATTCCGATATCTTGTAAGCGCTCAGCCACTTCTCCAACATTTTTGGTTGACTCGTCCCAACCTAAACGCGTTTTAACAGTTACGGGCAAATGAGTGGCTTTTACAATTTCAGATGTCATTGCAACCATTTTGGGAATATCGCGCAACAAGGCTGCTCCAGCACCTTTGCAGGCTACATTTTTAACCGGGCAGCCATAATTAATATCAATTAAATCAGGTCCTGCCTGGGTACTTATAATAGCAGACTCGCGCATTGAATCAATATCGCTTCCAAAAATTTGTATTCCTATTGGTCTTTCGTAATCAAAAACATCTAGTTTT is a window encoding:
- a CDS encoding DUF1684 domain-containing protein; amino-acid sequence: MQKNCFISLLLTLLLVTTTMAQPATSNYFDKIEQWHSKRIMNLKGENGWLTVSGLFWLKEGENSVGSSKNNQVVFPKGKAAEQVGFFTLKNGEVSFTTQPGTKVSLNETDFTSGVIYSDKIEEQSMVLQHQNLRWFIIKRGSKYGVRLRDLESEARKNFTHIERFNVDSSYKVMAVYEKPEGAKTIPIHDVIGLTTETEFGGTLLFELQGKKLKLDALLEGDDLFIVFADETSGISTYEGGRFLYAKVPTHGNLVELDFNKAYNPPCAFTDFATCPLPPDQNKLAVEIKAGEKKYRDH
- a CDS encoding ABC-F family ATP-binding cassette domain-containing protein, with amino-acid sequence MNYLSIENLTKTYGEKTLFKNISFGIEQGQKLALIAKNGSGKSTLLRIICGKDIPDSGNIVSRNGISIAYLDQDPQFDEQSNVIENIFRADNPILKIIKEYEFCLEEVNLDPSTENLEKLQQISAQMDDAAAWDYDVKVKQILFELKVTNLHQAISETSGGQRKRVALSRVLIEAPDLLIMDEPTNHLDLAMVEWLENYLSRQDMALLMVTHDRYFLDNVCDEIIEMDNHQLYRYKGNYSYFLEKKAEREFNEGRETDKARNLMRTEIEWMRRMPKARGTKSKARIDAFYDLKDKAAGKAKQQALQLNVKMNRIGGKVIELKKLYKNFGDLKVVKGFDYTFKTGERIGIVGKNGVGKSTFLNMLMGLEQADSGKINVGETVVFGYYSQQGMILNEDKRVIEVVKEIADVIPMGDGSKITASQFLQLFQFPPDSQYTYVSKLSGGEKRRLYLLTVLMKNPNFLILDEPTNDLDLLTLNTLEDFLLNFKGCLLIVSHDRYFMDKLVDSLFVFEGDGIISGFTGNYAEYRDKQEEIERIEKENSKLKNKSVSIENTEVPSNIAASEKKNKLSFKEKYELEQLEKEIPVLEKEKEQLTEKMNTPSGNHLELQQAAERFAEVSNLLDEKSMRWLELSELVE
- a CDS encoding SGNH/GDSL hydrolase family protein; its protein translation is MNWETLLSFGDSITFGARSYLSYPEICGSILEEKLQKSWHVINHSVSGYTTIDLVRSINPMMQNYKSANPSIITVMIGTNDIKLNISLNEFKIAYKQLIVKLKLLSINNNIVLLKIPLFKQKVSYPYNFAMNSQIDLFNTCIEKLAFENNLACFSFSFEDEDHFDGVHLNSIGCATAALQLGNLILKDKGVESTTTLP
- the dusB gene encoding tRNA dihydrouridine synthase DusB produces the protein MIRIGNIQLGDFPLLLAPMEDVSDPPFRAVCKDHGADLMYTEFISSEGLIREAAKSVKKLDVFDYERPIGIQIFGSDIDSMRESAIISTQAGPDLIDINYGCPVKNVACKGAGAALLRDIPKMVAMTSEIVKATHLPVTVKTRLGWDESTKNVGEVAERLQDIGIKALSVHGRTRVQMYKGDADWTLIREIKNNPRITIPIFGNGDVDSPEKAKKMRDTYGVDGIMIGRASIGYPWIFNEIKHYFATGNQLQKPGIAERVAVCKKHLDFSLQWKGPVLGIVEMRRHYTNYFKGLDHFKEFRMKLVTSNDISEIYTTLDQIVKHYNFLEAVA
- a CDS encoding glycosyltransferase, with product MLKVLQLCHKIPYPAQDGGAQVIHFTTQGLLNKGIELKIIAINPTRNFVPLHSLPIEYKQSTRFEAITVDTAIKPVRFLLNLLKKESYFIERFKSNEFENKLSTVLLAESFDIIQLEHLYLCIYLPILRKFSKAKIILRPQNVEYQIWEGYQNQVKNPVKKLLLKIATARLKKYEQNTVKCVDGILALTKNDAVVFSSFVSTVPIEIIAMGYEYSKLKEYNFENQFLNKPVVYHLGAMDWLPNVEAIDWFLDKVLPILQSKKAGVKIILAGRNMPNKYFTYQSDMLEINAEVYEPLKFQEDKPILIVPLLSGSGIRAKIIEGLALGKTIISTNIGAQGINFTNGKDLIIADTAEDFANQIIRYASSIEMCKSVSLEARKLSRSYYTSEVTSTNMIEFYTKLLKN